A DNA window from Paenibacillus andongensis contains the following coding sequences:
- a CDS encoding ring-cleaving dioxygenase, with protein sequence MEKQTEGIHHITAFVKNAQKNVDFYAGVLGLRLVKKTINFDAPEVYHLYFGNESGRPGTVITFFPFELGRKGRIGGGQVGITTYVVPLGALDFWKERLESFHVPYSLKTRFDENYLTFSDPDGLQLEIVEREEGDLSQWSFGGVSIDKAIKGFGGAVLYSTAPEKTMNVLEQVLGLQKVNQEGDFIRYKSTASIGNVIDVNIAAMEWGISGAGTVHHIAWRAKDDEDHASWRTHVEQHGFHPTDVIDRQYFNAIYFREEGGILFEIATDPPGFAVDEQSDVLGEKLMLPEWFEADRAEIAKGLSPIQVRAMESDK encoded by the coding sequence ATGGAAAAACAAACAGAAGGAATTCACCATATAACGGCTTTTGTAAAGAATGCTCAAAAAAATGTGGACTTTTATGCAGGGGTACTAGGTCTGAGACTTGTAAAAAAAACGATCAACTTTGACGCTCCGGAAGTTTATCATTTGTATTTCGGTAATGAATCAGGTCGTCCAGGTACCGTAATCACATTCTTTCCATTTGAGTTGGGTCGTAAAGGGCGTATTGGTGGAGGACAGGTCGGTATAACAACATATGTCGTTCCTTTAGGTGCACTCGATTTTTGGAAAGAACGCCTAGAAAGCTTTCATGTTCCTTATTCTTTGAAGACGAGGTTTGATGAGAATTACTTAACATTTTCAGATCCGGATGGTTTACAGCTAGAGATTGTAGAGCGCGAGGAAGGAGATTTGAGTCAGTGGTCGTTTGGTGGTGTTTCAATAGATAAAGCTATCAAAGGTTTTGGCGGCGCTGTCCTGTATAGTACCGCACCCGAAAAAACGATGAATGTCCTAGAGCAAGTCTTGGGTCTTCAAAAGGTGAACCAAGAAGGGGATTTTATTCGCTATAAATCGACAGCGAGTATTGGTAATGTTATTGACGTAAACATTGCGGCAATGGAGTGGGGCATAAGTGGAGCCGGTACTGTTCATCATATTGCATGGCGCGCAAAGGATGATGAAGATCATGCTTCATGGAGAACACATGTAGAGCAACATGGCTTCCATCCCACAGACGTTATCGACCGACAATATTTCAATGCGATTTATTTTCGTGAAGAAGGCGGCATCCTGTTTGAAATTGCTACGGATCCACCAGGTTTTGCAGTAGATGAGCAATCAGATGTATTAGGTGAAAAACTGATGCTTCCGGAATGGTTTGAAGCTGACCGTGCAGAAATCGCAAAAGGTTTATCACCTATCCAAGTACGTGCGATGGAGTCAGATAAATGA
- a CDS encoding (4Fe-4S)-binding protein → MKSEEFKIYKGKDIDVLFHSGKCGHSANCVRGLPGVFNVKKKPWIQADGETADKIADLIDKCPSGALQYIRKDHQA, encoded by the coding sequence ATGAAAAGTGAAGAATTCAAAATATATAAAGGGAAAGATATTGATGTTTTGTTTCACTCTGGAAAATGCGGTCATTCGGCAAATTGCGTGAGAGGGTTACCAGGAGTGTTCAACGTTAAAAAGAAACCATGGATTCAGGCAGATGGAGAAACGGCTGACAAAATCGCAGATCTTATCGATAAATGCCCAAGCGGTGCTTTGCAATATATAAGAAAAGACCATCAAGCATGA